One region of Thalassophryne amazonica chromosome 16, fThaAma1.1, whole genome shotgun sequence genomic DNA includes:
- the aspdh gene encoding putative L-aspartate dehydrogenase, whose product MFVFGLFAQDMSSSTSSSLRIGVVGYGHLGQYLVQRILNEGAVLGLTLAFVWNRNSDKLKGLVPDDLILCDLSSFADRCCDVIVEVCHPQMVKDFGCHFLSQSHFMVGSPSALSDPDLNQQLRQAAQQYGRTLYIPSGALWGGQDIQRLNDSGGLKALFIRMAKHPSCFRLPGDVLSDWSEGEGRRVILRGSVAELCPLAPNNINTMAAAAIAAGTLGFSGVQGEIVSDTRLRDYHVVEVEVTGPDGFSVHTVRRNPAKLGAVTGIATYGSFWNSLLVCKGHGARIYLC is encoded by the exons ATGTTTGTGTTTGGTCTCTTTGCACAGGACATGAGTTCGAGTACTTCATCCTCCCTAAGGATTGGAGTTGTTGGATATGGGCACTTAG GCCAGTATCTGGTCCAGAGGATCCTGAACGAGGGAGCTGTTCTCGGATTAACTCTGGCATTCGTTTGGAACAGAAATTCAGACAAGTTGAAAGGTTTAGTCCCTGATGATCTCATACTCTGTGACCTGTCATCCTTTGCAGACAG GTGCTGTGATGTCATCGTTGAGGTGTGTCATCCTCAGATGGTGAAGGACTTTGGGTGTCACTTTCTGTCTCAGTCTCATTTCATG GTGGGATCTCCTTCCGCCCTCTCTGATCCTGACCTCAACCAGCAGTTGCGTCAGGCTGCTCAGCAGTATGGTCGGACGCTCTACATCCCCAGTGGTGCATTATGGGGAGGCCAGGACATCCAGAGGCTCAATGATAGTGGAGGCTTGAAG GCTTTGTTTATAAGAATGGCCAAGCATCCATCCTGCTTCCGGCTGCCAGGAGACGTTCTCAGTGACTGGTCAGAAGGAGAGGGTAGGCGTGTTATACTCAGAGGTTCTGTGGCAGAATTGTGTCCTTTGGCACCGAACAACATTAACACTATGGCAGCAGCAGCAATAGCAGCAGGGACACTCGGCTtctctggtgttcagggagagatCGTGTCCGATACAAG GTTAAGAGACTACCATgtggtagaggtggaggtgacaggACCCGATGGCTTTTCTGTGCACACAGTAAGGCGGAATCCAGCCAAACTCGGAGCTGTAACTGGAATCGCCACATATGGCTCCTTCTGGAATAGTTTACTAG TTTGCAAAGGTCATGGGGCCAGAATATACTTGTGTTGA
- the tmem86b gene encoding lysoplasmalogenase: MDILETDAYDRRQRRNMSCTLFLSLLPFFSATVLYFYLWTPGSPPSIMSVGVKAAPTLLLSVVVLSWNGGQSVLGVAGGIIFSVVGDCCLIWPEFFLHGMCAFALAHLLYSVAFLSDRYAKYSSASASMYFLYLILWLVGGGFYIYLYPYLQKVPNSELLTPAVGVYVALITLMSTLAFRTRQTATLLGSVIFTVSDMALALQVFKALTPLEYGNHIVMVTYYLAQLLIAVGDVTAVEEKDDFSKWKKS; encoded by the exons ATGGATATTCTTGAGACGGACGCATATGACAGGAGACAGAGGAGGAATATG TCTTgcaccctctttctctctctccttcctttcTTCTCAGCCACAGTGCTCTACTTTTACCTGTGGACTCCTGGGTCCCCACCATCCATCATGTCTGTAGGTGTCAAGGCAGCACCAACACTTCTGTTGTCTGTAGTCGTGCTGAGCTGGAATGGAGGCCAGAGTGTCCTGGGTGTGGCGGGTGGAATAATCTTCTCGGTGGTTGGTGACTGTTGTCTGATCTGGCCTGAGTTTTTTCTCCACG GAATGTGTGCATTCGCGTTGGCACATCTGCTGTACTCAGTCGCCTTCCTCTCTGATCGTTATGCAAAATATTCTTCTGCTTCTGCCTCGATGTACTTCCTTTATCTGATCCTGTGGCTTGTGGGAGGAGGTTTCTACATCTACCTATACCCGTACCTGCAGAAGGTACCGAACTCCGAACTACTGACTCCAGCTGTGGGGGTCTACGTTGCTTTAATTACGCTAATGTCAACGTTGGCCTTTCGAACCCGCCAGACAGCAACACTGCTCGGAAGTGTGATCTTCACAGTGTCAGACATGGCACTGGCTCTGCAGGTGTTCAAAGCATTGACACCGCTTGAGTACGGTAACCACATTGTCATGGTAACATATTATTTGGCACAGCTGCTTATTGCTGTGGGTGATGTTACAGCAGTGGAGGAAAAGGATGACTTTTCAAAATGGAAGAAGTCCTAA